A stretch of the Aggregicoccus sp. 17bor-14 genome encodes the following:
- a CDS encoding SDR family NAD(P)-dependent oxidoreductase, whose product MDLQLQDKKALVTGSTAGIGLAIATALAREGAQVVLNGRTPARVEAALAAVRKVVPGAKLSGVAADLGTAEGARQVVAQVPRVDVLVNNLGIFASKPFEEIPDEEWLQFFETNVLSGVRLSRAYLPGMREQNWGRILFVSSESAVHIPSEMIHYGMTKTAQVAVSRGLAETTVGTGVTVNTVLPGPTASEGVEGFVEGLAKQQGVSRAQVEKEFFQKMRPSSLLKRFIDPSEVASLVAYLASPLSAATNGAALRVDGGLLRSVL is encoded by the coding sequence ATGGACTTGCAGCTCCAGGACAAGAAGGCCCTCGTCACCGGATCCACCGCGGGCATCGGGCTCGCCATCGCCACGGCGCTCGCGCGCGAGGGTGCCCAGGTGGTGCTCAACGGACGCACCCCGGCGCGCGTGGAGGCGGCGCTCGCGGCGGTGCGCAAGGTGGTGCCCGGCGCGAAGCTCTCTGGCGTGGCGGCGGACCTGGGCACGGCCGAGGGCGCGCGCCAGGTGGTCGCACAGGTCCCGCGCGTGGACGTGCTGGTGAACAACCTGGGCATCTTCGCGAGCAAGCCCTTCGAGGAGATCCCCGACGAGGAGTGGCTGCAGTTCTTCGAGACCAACGTGCTGAGCGGCGTGCGCCTCTCGCGCGCGTACCTGCCGGGCATGCGCGAGCAGAACTGGGGCCGCATCCTCTTCGTCTCGAGCGAGTCGGCGGTGCACATCCCCTCGGAGATGATCCACTACGGGATGACGAAGACGGCGCAGGTGGCCGTGTCGCGCGGTCTCGCGGAGACCACGGTGGGCACGGGGGTGACGGTGAACACCGTGCTGCCCGGCCCCACCGCGAGCGAGGGCGTGGAGGGCTTCGTGGAGGGGCTTGCAAAGCAGCAGGGCGTGAGCCGCGCACAGGTGGAGAAGGAGTTCTTCCAGAAGATGCGCCCCAGCTCCCTGCTCAAGCGCTTCATCGACCCGTCCGAGGTCGCGAGCCTCGTCGCCTACCTCGCGAGCCCGCTCTCCGCCGCGACCAACGGCGCGGCGCTGCGCGTGGACGGGGGCCTCCTGCGCTCGGTGCTGTAG
- a CDS encoding TonB-dependent siderophore receptor translates to MKGSREQRAARATAAAAALALALPAHAQAPESPQVPEDVQQAEQLGELIVVQGQPLPLPRLPAPHTAQQRDPTAAVTLLPVEAQRLEARDTAEVLATAPGVSVQDLGGYGQAKSLSVRGAASNGVLVLLDGIPLQGAGGIADLSRIPLPLVQRFELLRGAAGARYGTGALGGVVNVVTREAGEHPWAGLTLTGGSFGTLQGELAAAGSALGGTGLLLVHAGGSRGDFPYLFDPAPSLPGNALEERKRQNNDAGGGGGLAKYRRELSPGLALDVLAEGQADERGLAGSAQNPSSTRERSRHGSLALALTRSEGAHTQLYARGYAHAERLEQSSGGESLGAQTHAVGGVELDARTRAGLHGLSANASVGAEGVPGAATWLRLSLMAQDELQLLGERLLLAPSVRVERAGPYTLFSPKLGLLAKLYGPLRLRANVGQAHRAPSFYELYVRAGTLLPNPSLRPERALHADAALVYEGTRGSAAVGPFVALYEDLIAYELYPPFAARPVNFASARSSGLEAEGELRPWADFLRLSASYTLLFSTNLKDDPRYYLKDLPYRPRHALSARVSGGPRWLSASLEVAAQSKQYFNRTEELVLPARAFVHAGVHTTLGRAPEVTLGLAVKNLFDVRTQDFDGYPLPGRSVYATLALALGGRTAQGTDR, encoded by the coding sequence TTGAAGGGGAGTCGTGAGCAGAGGGCCGCGAGGGCCACCGCCGCTGCGGCCGCGCTCGCGCTCGCCCTGCCCGCGCACGCCCAGGCGCCCGAGTCCCCGCAGGTGCCGGAGGACGTGCAGCAGGCCGAGCAGCTCGGCGAGCTCATCGTGGTGCAGGGCCAGCCGCTGCCCCTGCCGCGCCTGCCCGCGCCCCACACCGCGCAGCAGCGCGACCCCACGGCGGCCGTCACGCTCTTGCCGGTGGAGGCGCAGCGGCTGGAGGCGCGCGACACGGCGGAGGTGCTCGCCACCGCGCCGGGCGTGAGCGTGCAGGACCTGGGCGGCTATGGGCAGGCGAAGAGCCTGAGCGTGCGCGGCGCGGCCTCCAACGGCGTGCTGGTGCTGCTGGACGGCATCCCGCTGCAGGGGGCGGGCGGCATCGCGGACCTCTCGCGCATCCCGCTGCCGCTGGTGCAGCGCTTCGAGCTGCTGCGCGGAGCGGCCGGCGCGCGCTACGGCACGGGGGCGCTGGGCGGCGTGGTGAACGTGGTGACGCGCGAGGCGGGTGAGCACCCGTGGGCGGGCCTCACGCTCACCGGTGGCAGCTTCGGCACGCTGCAGGGAGAGCTCGCGGCGGCGGGCAGCGCGCTGGGCGGCACGGGGCTGCTGCTCGTGCACGCGGGCGGCTCGCGCGGGGACTTCCCCTACCTCTTCGACCCGGCGCCCTCCCTGCCGGGCAACGCGCTCGAGGAGCGCAAGCGGCAGAACAACGACGCGGGCGGCGGGGGCGGCCTCGCGAAGTACCGGCGCGAGCTGTCGCCGGGCCTCGCGCTGGACGTGCTCGCGGAAGGACAGGCGGACGAGCGCGGGCTCGCGGGCTCGGCGCAGAACCCTTCCTCGACGCGCGAGCGCTCGCGCCACGGCTCCCTCGCGCTCGCCCTCACCCGCAGCGAGGGCGCGCACACGCAGCTCTACGCGCGCGGCTACGCACACGCCGAGCGGCTCGAGCAGTCGAGCGGCGGCGAGAGCCTCGGCGCGCAGACGCACGCGGTGGGCGGAGTGGAGCTGGATGCGCGCACCCGCGCCGGCCTCCACGGCCTCTCGGCGAACGCGAGCGTGGGGGCGGAAGGCGTGCCGGGCGCGGCCACCTGGCTGCGCCTCAGCCTCATGGCCCAGGACGAGCTGCAGCTGCTCGGCGAGCGCCTGCTGCTCGCGCCCAGCGTGCGGGTGGAGCGCGCCGGGCCCTACACGCTCTTCTCCCCGAAGCTGGGGCTGCTCGCGAAGCTCTACGGCCCCCTGCGCCTGCGCGCGAACGTGGGCCAGGCACACCGCGCCCCCTCCTTCTACGAGCTGTACGTGCGCGCCGGCACGCTGCTGCCCAACCCCTCCTTGCGCCCCGAGCGCGCGCTGCACGCGGATGCGGCGCTCGTGTACGAGGGCACGCGCGGCTCGGCCGCCGTGGGGCCCTTCGTCGCGCTCTACGAGGACCTCATCGCCTACGAGCTGTACCCGCCCTTCGCCGCGCGGCCCGTGAACTTCGCCTCCGCGCGCTCGAGCGGCCTGGAGGCCGAGGGCGAGCTGCGGCCCTGGGCCGACTTCCTGCGCCTGAGCGCGAGCTACACGCTGCTCTTCAGCACGAACCTGAAGGATGACCCGCGCTACTACCTGAAGGACCTGCCCTACCGCCCGCGCCACGCGCTCAGCGCGCGCGTCTCGGGCGGCCCCCGCTGGCTCTCGGCGAGCCTGGAGGTGGCGGCGCAGTCCAAGCAGTACTTCAACCGCACCGAGGAGCTGGTGCTGCCCGCGCGCGCCTTCGTGCACGCCGGAGTGCACACCACCCTGGGCCGCGCGCCCGAGGTGACGCTGGGCCTCGCGGTGAAGAACCTCTTCGACGTGCGCACCCAGGACTTCGACGGCTACCCGCTGCCCGGCCGCTCCGTGTACGCGACCCTCGCGCTCGCGCTCGGCGGACGCACGGCCCAAGGAACGGATCGATGA
- a CDS encoding ABC transporter substrate-binding protein: MRAALALLLLVASTPALAARPAGPYSLGPQRAAPVRRVVTLAPSLTEMVVALGAGERLVGVSRFDQQPEVAKLPRVGGFTDPSVEAVLALKPDLVLVFPGPGNQRPVEKMAQLGLRVLVLPLQTVQDTLAAMRAVGDALGRGAEAQALVSRIEATRARVRAAAAKSKRPPRVLFVYGFEPLVVAGPGSFADELLHDAGGVNIAADAGTPYPVYSPERAVVAKPDVVIDAADVDVGKDKLRNLPGLREARWAQVPTRALLQPGPSLGRGLEELYALLHPEN; this comes from the coding sequence ATGCGCGCTGCGCTCGCCCTGCTGCTCCTCGTCGCCTCCACGCCCGCGCTCGCGGCGCGCCCCGCGGGGCCCTATTCCCTGGGGCCGCAGCGCGCGGCGCCCGTGCGGCGGGTGGTGACGCTCGCGCCCTCGCTCACCGAGATGGTGGTCGCGCTCGGGGCAGGGGAGCGGCTGGTGGGTGTGTCGCGCTTCGACCAGCAGCCCGAGGTGGCGAAGCTGCCGCGGGTGGGCGGCTTCACGGACCCGTCGGTGGAGGCGGTGCTCGCGCTCAAGCCGGACCTGGTGCTGGTGTTCCCCGGGCCCGGCAACCAGCGCCCGGTGGAGAAGATGGCGCAGCTGGGCCTGCGCGTGCTGGTGCTGCCGCTGCAGACGGTGCAGGACACGCTCGCGGCGATGCGCGCTGTGGGAGACGCGCTCGGGCGCGGTGCAGAGGCGCAGGCGCTGGTCTCGCGCATCGAGGCCACCCGCGCACGCGTGCGGGCCGCGGCGGCAAAGTCGAAGCGGCCTCCGCGCGTGCTCTTCGTGTACGGCTTCGAGCCGCTGGTGGTGGCGGGGCCGGGCTCCTTCGCGGACGAGCTGCTGCACGACGCAGGCGGGGTGAACATCGCGGCGGACGCGGGTACGCCCTATCCGGTGTACTCGCCCGAGCGCGCGGTGGTGGCGAAGCCGGACGTGGTCATCGACGCGGCGGACGTGGACGTGGGCAAGGACAAGCTCCGAAACCTCCCCGGGCTGCGCGAGGCGCGCTGGGCGCAGGTGCCCACGCGTGCGCTCCTCCAGCCAGGGCCCAGCCTGGGCCGCGGCCTCGAAGAGCTCTACGCGTTGCTCCATCCCGAGAACTGA
- a CDS encoding iron ABC transporter permease, with amino-acid sequence MTTTRSQHLTRGHFSTARLYALCGLFLLLAVAAFLVAARFGEQPISLTAAFSDPTSTDATIFWSLRLPRALLGALVGAGLAASGSTLQGLLRNPLADPFVLGVSGGAALGATLALAVGLGTVGELAPGVHESVAQLSAPSLFAFLGAGAAVAVVLAGGRAHGSRAPYAALLTGVVFNSFASAAITLVKTLTNPDRLAEILYWLAGTLGYERPAVLGLAAALQVGTLAVMVALSGRLNLLSLGDDDAAALGVPVASTRRWLLVAASASVAGAVALTGLIGFVGLIVPHLLRLAFGPDQRLLIPLSALGGAAFLTLADLLARLAFPLFGTEPPVGVITAILGGPLFLLLLHRRQRQGAA; translated from the coding sequence ATGACCACCACGCGTTCCCAGCACCTCACCCGCGGTCACTTCTCCACCGCGCGCCTCTACGCGCTGTGCGGGCTCTTCCTGCTGCTCGCGGTCGCAGCCTTCCTCGTCGCTGCGCGCTTCGGCGAGCAGCCCATCTCGCTCACCGCGGCCTTCTCCGACCCCACCTCCACGGATGCGACGATCTTCTGGTCGCTGCGCCTGCCGCGCGCGCTCCTCGGAGCGCTGGTAGGCGCAGGGCTCGCGGCCTCGGGCTCCACGCTGCAGGGACTCTTGCGGAACCCGCTCGCGGACCCCTTCGTGCTGGGCGTCTCGGGAGGCGCGGCGCTGGGGGCCACGCTCGCGCTCGCGGTGGGGCTGGGCACGGTGGGCGAGCTCGCGCCGGGCGTGCACGAGAGCGTGGCGCAGCTGTCCGCGCCCAGCCTCTTCGCGTTCCTCGGGGCGGGGGCGGCGGTGGCGGTGGTGCTCGCGGGAGGCCGCGCGCACGGCTCGCGCGCGCCCTACGCGGCGCTGCTCACGGGCGTGGTGTTCAACTCCTTCGCGTCCGCGGCCATCACGCTGGTGAAGACGCTCACCAACCCGGACCGGCTCGCGGAGATTCTGTACTGGCTCGCGGGCACGCTCGGCTACGAGCGCCCCGCGGTGCTCGGGCTCGCGGCCGCGCTGCAGGTGGGCACGCTCGCGGTGATGGTCGCGCTCTCCGGGCGGCTCAACCTCCTGAGCCTCGGAGACGACGACGCCGCGGCGCTCGGCGTGCCGGTGGCCTCCACGCGGCGCTGGCTGCTCGTCGCGGCGAGCGCGAGCGTGGCGGGTGCGGTGGCGCTCACCGGGCTCATCGGCTTCGTGGGGCTCATCGTGCCGCACCTGCTGCGGCTCGCGTTCGGGCCGGACCAGCGGCTGCTCATCCCGCTCTCGGCGCTGGGGGGCGCGGCCTTCCTCACGCTGGCGGACCTGCTCGCGCGGCTCGCCTTCCCGCTCTTCGGCACGGAACCGCCGGTAGGCGTCATCACCGCGATCCTCGGAGGCCCGCTCTTCCTCCTCCTGCTGCACCGCCGGCAGCGGCAGGGGGCTGCGTAG
- a CDS encoding substrate-binding domain-containing protein, with the protein MPTLPPLLLSLAVAAAAPAPSATVAPVGPAANEVRVGGSSSMLPVTRIMEAGFESQARSLHLKVLQATSTGRGFKQLCAGEVDVMAASRPIEDAEVRACTGAGQAFVELPVALDGVAVVAHRDASWLSSITVTELRRLWTPDAKKRVTRWSQLRKGWPDVPVKLVAPGVGSGTRDFFAEALGLTAGNHKLRPDVREVESGEDMVRAVAAQPGALGFLSTSYLESKQDALRVVGVDDEDARTGAGPILPGEDTVRSGKYQPFTRPVMLYVSARALEREGVASFVRFYVDSAERVTRKGGYVPLPAEVYRLDQARLRARRTGSLFSGKVAGVPIAELLRREAADVGAGH; encoded by the coding sequence ATGCCGACGCTGCCTCCGCTGCTGCTCTCGCTCGCCGTCGCTGCCGCCGCTCCAGCGCCCTCCGCCACCGTCGCCCCCGTCGGCCCCGCGGCCAACGAGGTGCGGGTGGGGGGCTCCTCCAGCATGCTGCCGGTGACGCGCATCATGGAGGCGGGCTTCGAGTCCCAGGCGCGCAGCCTGCACCTCAAGGTGCTGCAGGCCACGAGCACGGGCCGCGGCTTCAAGCAGCTGTGCGCGGGCGAGGTGGACGTGATGGCGGCGAGCCGCCCCATCGAGGACGCGGAGGTGCGCGCGTGCACCGGCGCGGGGCAGGCCTTCGTGGAGCTGCCGGTCGCGCTCGACGGCGTGGCGGTGGTGGCGCACCGCGACGCCTCCTGGCTCTCGTCCATCACGGTGACGGAGCTGCGCCGCCTCTGGACTCCGGACGCGAAGAAGCGCGTGACGCGCTGGAGCCAGCTGCGCAAGGGCTGGCCGGACGTGCCGGTGAAGCTGGTGGCGCCCGGCGTGGGCTCGGGCACCCGGGACTTCTTCGCGGAGGCGCTGGGGCTGACGGCGGGCAACCACAAGCTGCGGCCGGACGTGCGCGAGGTGGAGAGCGGTGAGGACATGGTGCGCGCGGTGGCCGCGCAGCCTGGCGCGCTCGGCTTCCTCAGCACCTCGTACCTGGAGTCGAAGCAGGACGCGCTGCGCGTGGTCGGCGTGGACGACGAGGACGCGCGCACGGGCGCAGGGCCCATCCTGCCGGGCGAGGACACCGTGCGCAGCGGCAAGTACCAACCCTTCACGCGGCCGGTGATGCTCTACGTCTCGGCGCGCGCGCTGGAGCGCGAGGGCGTGGCGAGCTTCGTGCGCTTCTACGTGGACAGCGCGGAGCGGGTGACGCGCAAGGGGGGCTACGTGCCGCTGCCGGCCGAGGTCTACCGCCTGGACCAGGCGCGCCTGCGGGCGCGGCGCACCGGCAGCCTCTTCTCCGGCAAGGTCGCGGGCGTGCCCATCGCGGAGCTGCTGCGGCGCGAGGCCGCGGACGTGGGCGCGGGGCACTGA
- a CDS encoding GNAT family N-acetyltransferase codes for MNVPVLTTERLVLRRHQLEDFEPASAMWASPDVVRHIGGRPFTKQETWFRLLRYVGHWELQGYGFWAVEERETGRFVGELGFADFQRELTPPLGAGTPEMGWALVPSAHGRGYATEALSAALAWGDAHFEVARSVCIIDPGNLASVRVAEKLGFRAYAAATLGGAPTRLFERPFVR; via the coding sequence GTGAACGTCCCCGTCCTGACCACCGAGCGCCTCGTCCTCCGCCGCCACCAGCTCGAGGACTTCGAGCCCGCCAGCGCCATGTGGGCCTCCCCGGACGTCGTCCGCCACATCGGCGGCCGGCCCTTCACGAAGCAGGAGACGTGGTTCCGGCTGCTGCGCTACGTGGGCCACTGGGAGCTGCAGGGCTACGGCTTCTGGGCGGTGGAGGAGCGGGAGACGGGGCGCTTCGTCGGGGAGCTCGGCTTCGCGGACTTCCAGCGCGAGCTCACCCCGCCGCTGGGGGCGGGCACCCCGGAGATGGGCTGGGCGCTGGTGCCCTCGGCGCACGGCCGGGGCTACGCGACGGAGGCGCTCTCCGCGGCGCTCGCGTGGGGTGACGCGCACTTCGAGGTCGCGCGGTCGGTGTGCATCATCGACCCCGGGAACCTCGCCTCCGTGCGGGTGGCGGAGAAGCTCGGCTTCCGCGCCTACGCGGCGGCCACGCTCGGCGGCGCGCCGACGCGCCTCTTCGAGCGCCCCTTCGTTCGCTGA
- a CDS encoding MFS transporter, whose protein sequence is MAPAPSRLRATFHAHAGGLPRLYWVLWWGTFINRLGSFAVPFIALYLTRERGMGAAAVGLVASLHGLGGLLAAYLGGALADRIGRRPTLIGALCCGAGSMVLLALARQPALIALAAFSLGLLGDMYRPAVSAAIADVVPADRRAQAFTLFYWVVNLGFAVALPTAGLLSRAGFSVLFFADATTTLLYAAVVWRLLPETRPRQAAAAARGGLRSVLLTLAPFRDRAFLAFALPVFLLVIVFFQHMVALPLTLEARGMSDTAWGLVLGTNGALIVLLQPFAGRWVERLPRGAVLAGACVLTGAGFGLHGLSGGVALAVLAVAVWTAGEIMHAPVASSVVADLAPPAVRGTYQGAYFMLWGLAAFLGPLLGGWVLGHAPASALWAGCLALGLLAAALQAGAAAVRRRQLAALRQVRPDISAALD, encoded by the coding sequence ATGGCCCCCGCGCCCTCCCGGCTCCGCGCCACCTTCCACGCGCACGCAGGCGGCCTGCCGCGCCTGTACTGGGTGCTGTGGTGGGGGACCTTCATCAACCGGCTCGGCTCCTTCGCGGTGCCGTTCATCGCCCTGTACCTCACGCGCGAGCGAGGGATGGGCGCGGCCGCCGTCGGGCTGGTGGCGAGCCTGCACGGGCTGGGAGGGCTGCTCGCCGCGTACCTGGGCGGCGCGCTCGCGGACCGCATCGGCCGGCGCCCGACGCTCATCGGGGCGCTGTGCTGTGGCGCGGGCTCCATGGTGCTGCTCGCCCTCGCGCGCCAGCCCGCGCTCATCGCGCTCGCGGCCTTCTCGCTCGGCCTGCTCGGGGACATGTACCGGCCCGCGGTCTCCGCGGCCATCGCGGACGTGGTGCCTGCGGACAGGCGCGCGCAGGCGTTCACGCTCTTCTACTGGGTCGTGAACCTCGGCTTCGCCGTGGCGCTGCCCACCGCGGGCCTGCTCTCGCGCGCGGGCTTCTCGGTGCTCTTCTTCGCGGACGCCACCACCACGCTGCTGTACGCCGCCGTGGTGTGGCGCCTCCTGCCCGAGACGCGGCCCCGGCAGGCGGCAGCGGCGGCGCGCGGCGGCCTGCGCAGCGTGCTGCTCACCCTGGCGCCCTTCCGGGACCGGGCCTTCCTCGCCTTCGCGCTGCCCGTCTTCCTGCTGGTCATCGTCTTCTTCCAGCACATGGTCGCGCTGCCCCTCACGCTCGAGGCGCGCGGGATGAGCGACACCGCGTGGGGCCTGGTGCTGGGCACCAACGGCGCCCTGATCGTGCTGCTGCAGCCCTTCGCGGGGCGCTGGGTGGAGCGCCTGCCGCGAGGCGCCGTGCTCGCGGGCGCCTGCGTGCTGACGGGGGCGGGCTTCGGCCTGCACGGGCTCTCGGGAGGCGTGGCGCTCGCGGTGCTCGCGGTGGCGGTGTGGACCGCGGGTGAGATCATGCACGCGCCCGTGGCCTCCAGCGTCGTCGCGGACCTCGCGCCGCCGGCGGTGCGCGGGACCTACCAGGGCGCGTACTTCATGCTCTGGGGGCTCGCGGCCTTCCTCGGGCCGCTGCTGGGCGGCTGGGTGCTGGGGCACGCTCCGGCGAGCGCACTCTGGGCGGGCTGCCTCGCGCTGGGGCTGCTCGCCGCCGCGCTGCAGGCCGGGGCGGCGGCGGTGCGCAGGCGCCAGCTCGCGGCGCTGCGGCAGGTGCGCCCGGACATCTCCGCCGCACTGGACTGA
- a CDS encoding cupin domain-containing protein: MIRTLRSTLLTGALCLPAALVFAQATPTSHEGHAAAKHMGAGQDVVVTANDLKWGDGPPSLPPGAKVAVLEGDPGKPGPFAMRIKFPANYRIGPHHHSQDERLTVLSGNASIGMGAKFDASKMTALSAGGYFSMPKGHKHFLTTSEETVLQLNSNGPFDIVYVDKADDPRTGKATAKKAQ, encoded by the coding sequence ATGATCCGCACACTCCGCAGCACACTCTTGACCGGCGCACTCTGCCTGCCCGCCGCGCTCGTCTTCGCGCAGGCCACCCCCACTTCCCACGAGGGCCACGCGGCCGCGAAGCACATGGGCGCGGGCCAGGACGTGGTCGTCACCGCGAACGACCTGAAGTGGGGAGACGGGCCGCCGTCGCTACCGCCGGGTGCCAAGGTGGCGGTGCTCGAGGGAGACCCCGGCAAGCCCGGCCCCTTCGCGATGCGCATCAAGTTCCCGGCGAACTACCGCATCGGGCCGCACCACCACTCGCAGGACGAGCGCCTCACGGTGCTGTCGGGCAACGCGAGCATCGGCATGGGCGCGAAGTTCGACGCGTCGAAGATGACCGCGCTGAGTGCGGGCGGCTACTTCTCCATGCCCAAGGGCCACAAGCACTTCCTCACCACGTCCGAGGAGACGGTGCTGCAGCTCAACTCCAACGGCCCCTTCGACATCGTCTACGTGGACAAGGCGGATGACCCGCGCACGGGCAAGGCCACGGCGAAGAAGGCGCAGTGA
- a CDS encoding M28 family peptidase — protein MPPSPRGAALRTRLLLPLVLLALPAAAAAPSPLGPISPETGLVLRDDVVRAYIQESSGDRIHDSVARLASQARDAQGDYARAADWMKGAAEAAGLKDVHLEALEDGPQWRATRGELWLSAPQRFKVTSYADQPMSLGMGSGAFEGQGLELVDVGEGSSDADYAGKELKGKVAFTSGIPYPVLTKAVKERGAVGVVSAYSTPPWNLRNRLDGDFPDEIGWAAVPDAMFPEGMRRPFLFMLSDRRARELRTQLKAGPVKVDVSVQAEMYRGHFDIVSGVIPGSSRANEEVVLTAHLDHYKPGADDNASGSATQLELVRTWTELIRRGVVPPPARTLRVLWVPELVGTRSWLAHHAADPVKRVANFNFDMLGASLSRMHSRYVVSYAPDWNASFVNAVAESTLDFMNRFNAVAYPARKDLHIISVTGSRDPLDGVMERYTRGSDHQLFNDHGIPAVSFTTWPDDGYHTSGDRPENVDPTQLHRAAVHGLASVTVAAWAEGEGALQVARLVSLYAVKRLAQDEFEARQALAAAPLASLPEVYRLTRADVRAAHQRERQALLSCIPLGAPEAPVQAMVKALGTAEAQALERLQSDARGRDPKVKEPRPTELERQAQRRIPRRVKGKEEAAFAEVTEKLPKEEAPRVAAVNAAIDAAIAALRARGEGELRFFEVHEAIASYADGKRSVADIRDALYAEYGYAFPVPALMDLFDVLEKGGVMTQAR, from the coding sequence ATGCCTCCCTCTCCCCGAGGTGCTGCCCTGAGAACCCGCCTGCTGCTGCCGCTCGTCCTCCTCGCCCTCCCCGCCGCCGCTGCTGCGCCCTCGCCCCTGGGTCCCATCTCGCCCGAGACCGGCCTGGTGCTGCGCGATGACGTCGTGCGCGCGTACATCCAGGAGAGCTCGGGGGACCGCATCCACGACAGCGTGGCGCGGCTCGCCTCGCAGGCGCGCGACGCCCAGGGTGACTACGCGCGGGCGGCCGACTGGATGAAGGGCGCGGCGGAGGCCGCGGGGCTGAAGGACGTGCACCTGGAGGCCCTGGAGGACGGGCCGCAGTGGCGCGCCACCCGCGGCGAGCTGTGGCTGAGCGCGCCGCAGCGCTTCAAGGTGACGAGCTACGCGGACCAGCCGATGAGCCTCGGGATGGGCAGCGGCGCCTTCGAGGGCCAGGGCCTCGAGCTGGTGGACGTGGGCGAGGGCAGCTCGGACGCGGACTACGCGGGCAAGGAGCTGAAAGGCAAGGTGGCCTTCACCTCGGGCATCCCGTACCCGGTGCTGACGAAGGCGGTGAAGGAGCGCGGCGCAGTGGGCGTGGTGAGCGCCTACTCCACGCCGCCGTGGAACCTGCGCAACCGCCTGGACGGCGACTTCCCGGACGAGATCGGCTGGGCCGCGGTGCCGGACGCCATGTTCCCCGAGGGCATGCGCCGGCCCTTCCTCTTCATGCTCTCCGACCGCCGGGCGCGCGAGCTGCGCACGCAGCTGAAGGCCGGCCCGGTGAAGGTGGACGTGAGCGTGCAGGCGGAGATGTACCGGGGGCACTTCGACATCGTCAGCGGCGTCATCCCGGGCAGCTCGCGCGCGAACGAGGAGGTGGTGCTCACCGCGCACCTGGACCACTACAAGCCGGGCGCGGACGACAATGCGTCGGGCTCGGCGACGCAGCTCGAGCTGGTGCGCACCTGGACGGAGCTCATCCGCCGCGGCGTGGTGCCGCCGCCCGCGCGAACGCTGCGGGTGCTGTGGGTGCCGGAGCTCGTGGGGACGCGCAGCTGGCTCGCGCACCACGCCGCGGACCCGGTGAAGCGCGTGGCCAACTTCAACTTCGACATGCTCGGCGCGAGCCTCAGCCGCATGCACTCGCGCTACGTGGTCTCGTACGCGCCGGACTGGAACGCGAGCTTCGTGAACGCCGTCGCCGAGTCGACGCTGGACTTCATGAACCGCTTCAACGCCGTGGCCTACCCCGCGCGCAAGGACCTGCACATCATCTCCGTGACGGGCTCGCGCGACCCGCTGGATGGCGTCATGGAGCGCTACACGCGCGGCTCCGACCACCAGCTCTTCAACGACCACGGCATCCCCGCCGTGTCCTTCACCACCTGGCCGGACGACGGCTACCACACCAGCGGCGACCGGCCGGAGAACGTGGACCCCACGCAGCTGCACCGCGCCGCCGTCCACGGGCTCGCCTCGGTCACGGTGGCCGCCTGGGCGGAAGGGGAGGGCGCGCTGCAGGTGGCGCGGCTCGTCTCCCTGTACGCGGTGAAGCGCCTCGCCCAGGACGAGTTCGAGGCGCGCCAGGCGCTCGCCGCCGCGCCGCTCGCCTCGCTGCCCGAGGTGTACCGCCTCACCCGCGCCGACGTGCGCGCCGCCCACCAGCGCGAGCGCCAGGCGCTGCTGTCCTGCATCCCGCTGGGCGCGCCCGAGGCCCCCGTGCAGGCGATGGTGAAGGCGCTGGGCACGGCCGAGGCGCAGGCGCTGGAGCGGCTGCAGAGCGATGCGCGCGGGCGCGACCCGAAGGTGAAGGAGCCGCGCCCCACGGAGCTCGAGCGCCAGGCGCAGCGGCGCATCCCGCGGCGCGTGAAGGGCAAGGAGGAGGCCGCCTTCGCCGAGGTCACCGAGAAGCTGCCGAAGGAGGAGGCGCCCCGGGTGGCCGCGGTGAACGCCGCGATCGACGCGGCGATCGCGGCGCTGCGCGCGCGCGGCGAGGGCGAGCTGCGCTTCTTCGAGGTGCACGAGGCCATCGCGAGCTACGCGGACGGCAAGCGCTCCGTGGCCGACATCCGCGACGCCCTCTACGCCGAGTACGGCTACGCCTTCCCCGTCCCGGCGCTGATGGACCTCTTCGACGTGCTGGAGAAGGGCGGGGTGATGACGCAGGCGCGCTGA